A stretch of Oryza brachyantha chromosome 4, ObraRS2, whole genome shotgun sequence DNA encodes these proteins:
- the LOC102712077 gene encoding transcription factor BHLH6-like isoform X2: MEADMMSMLIDLSRHSPHLLGSLDLAAVAADTDSLLMDSFGSMYDVPAGHELSALLPPPSPEKEYEYDDSLSGLYACSQSSRRRRYDDPSSPDVVNSCSTAAAAAAAAAAVAAASSKNIAMERDRRKRLNEKLYALRAVVPKISKMDKASIVRDAIAHIEKLQAEERRLLEEISALESTVATKSAAGAGDDDDGVPLLPRMKKPRTTPPPHDGASMAASPPLQILQLQVSKVGERTMAVSIRCARTRDAMVKVCRAMEALRLKVVSANVAAVDGSIVHTMFVQTEEMGGAHEMQQRIQTSLLSSSLM; encoded by the exons ATGGAGGCCGACATGATGAGCATGCTCATCGACCTCTCCCGCCACTCGCCCCACCTCCTCGGCTccctcgacctcgccgccgtcgctgccgacACCGACAg CTTGCTGATGGACAGCTTCGGCAGCATGTACGACGTGCCGGCGGGGCACGAGCTTTcggcgctgctgccgccgccgtcgccggagaagGAGTACGAGTACGACGACTCGCTCTCCGGGCTGTACGCGTGCTCCCAGtcgtctcgtcgtcgtcgctacGACGACCCGAGCTCGCCGGACGTCGTCAACTCCtgctccacggcggcggcggcggcggcggcggcggcagctgtggcggcggcgagcagcaagAACATAGCCATGGAGCGGGACCGCCGCAAGCGCCTCAACGAGAAGCTCTACGCgctccgcgccgtcgtccccAAGATCTCCAAG ATGGACAAGGCGTCAATCGTGAGGGACGCCATCGCTCACATCGAGAAGCTGCAGGCGGAGGAGCGCCGGCTGCTCGAGGAGATATCCGCCCTCGAGTCAACCGTCGCCACCAAatccgccgccggagccggagacgacgacgacggcgtcccGCTGCTGCCGAGGATGAAGAAGCCGAGGACCACGCCGCCTCCCCACGACGGCGCCTCCATGGctgcctctccccctctccaaATCCTCCAG CTCCAGGTGAGCAAGGTGGGGGAGAGGACGATGGCGGTGAGCATACGGTGCGCGAGGACGAGGGACGCCATGGTGAAGGTGTGCCGCGCCATGGAGGCGCTGCGCCTCAAGGTCGTCTCCGCcaacgtcgccgccgtcgacggcagCATCGTCCACACCATGTTCGTCCAG ACAGAAGAAATGGGTGGTGCTCATGAGATGCAGCAGAGAATCCAGACATCTCTCTTGTCCAGCAGCCTGATGTGA
- the LOC102712077 gene encoding transcription factor BHLH6-like isoform X1, translating into MEADMMSMLIDLSRHSPHLLGSLDLAAVAADTDSLLMDSFGSMYDVPAGHELSALLPPPSPEKEYEYDDSLSGLYACSQSSRRRRYDDPSSPDVVNSCSTAAAAAAAAAAVAAASSKNIAMERDRRKRLNEKLYALRAVVPKISKVTTRVESNRSISCSQLNQFAAHRSIELESFNHAEERRLLEEISALESTVATKSAAGAGDDDDGVPLLPRMKKPRTTPPPHDGASMAASPPLQILQLQVSKVGERTMAVSIRCARTRDAMVKVCRAMEALRLKVVSANVAAVDGSIVHTMFVQTEEMGGAHEMQQRIQTSLLSSSLM; encoded by the exons ATGGAGGCCGACATGATGAGCATGCTCATCGACCTCTCCCGCCACTCGCCCCACCTCCTCGGCTccctcgacctcgccgccgtcgctgccgacACCGACAg CTTGCTGATGGACAGCTTCGGCAGCATGTACGACGTGCCGGCGGGGCACGAGCTTTcggcgctgctgccgccgccgtcgccggagaagGAGTACGAGTACGACGACTCGCTCTCCGGGCTGTACGCGTGCTCCCAGtcgtctcgtcgtcgtcgctacGACGACCCGAGCTCGCCGGACGTCGTCAACTCCtgctccacggcggcggcggcggcggcggcggcggcagctgtggcggcggcgagcagcaagAACATAGCCATGGAGCGGGACCGCCGCAAGCGCCTCAACGAGAAGCTCTACGCgctccgcgccgtcgtccccAAGATCTCCAAGGTGACCACGCGCGTCGAAtcaaatcgatcgatctcgtgtTCTCAGCTGAATCAATTTGCGgcacatcgatcgatcgaattgGAGTCCTTTAACCAT GCGGAGGAGCGCCGGCTGCTCGAGGAGATATCCGCCCTCGAGTCAACCGTCGCCACCAAatccgccgccggagccggagacgacgacgacggcgtcccGCTGCTGCCGAGGATGAAGAAGCCGAGGACCACGCCGCCTCCCCACGACGGCGCCTCCATGGctgcctctccccctctccaaATCCTCCAG CTCCAGGTGAGCAAGGTGGGGGAGAGGACGATGGCGGTGAGCATACGGTGCGCGAGGACGAGGGACGCCATGGTGAAGGTGTGCCGCGCCATGGAGGCGCTGCGCCTCAAGGTCGTCTCCGCcaacgtcgccgccgtcgacggcagCATCGTCCACACCATGTTCGTCCAG ACAGAAGAAATGGGTGGTGCTCATGAGATGCAGCAGAGAATCCAGACATCTCTCTTGTCCAGCAGCCTGATGTGA